The following proteins are encoded in a genomic region of Parabacteroides pacaensis:
- a CDS encoding glycosyltransferase family protein encodes MYKKIGQQALVIVFFVVLVLLYFAPGFLDGKVLMQGDTTRFTGMSHELLEHYQKEGKGAAWTGSMFSGMPAYHIAMYGAPANYLDYVEKGIKMIDYQTAGMVLTGLICFYILMCVMGVSRWLAIAGAVAFAFTSYNIIIIIAGHVTKAYVIAYMPLTLAGMCLLFKQKWLWGAILFTLGVALSVMNNHLQITYYLFLFCILFYLGYAFRMIREKAYSNLLKASGIMAACAILAVLPNISNLYFNYEQAQESMRGPSELTIATTGDTSKPSNGLEQDYAFEWSYGKGELLTLLIPNVYGGESGGTVDSSSELYKALRAKGAQVGDEIQTYTYWGDQMFTSGPVYFGAVVCFLFVLGMFVIRNPIKWWIFGASIFFIFLALGRNLMWFNDFMFHYLPMYNKFRTPSMALVIPEMTFPLIGIWGVSLVLKQKVDEKLLKKGLFWALGITGGISLILWLMPTAFLNFHSALDAHYQLPDWYYNALLQDRRSLASADALRSLIFILLGAALLFWFYTSSNKQKTATFVGIGMLVLILADLWTVDRRYLSEKNYVQPRTVEPYKATPADVEILKDKDPSYRVLNLNNPFQDSNTPYYHKSIGGYHPAKLRRYQELIDYRLMPELRLISQAKTIEGLVDTLQYCPSLNMLNTRYIIYNPTQAPIRNPYAFGNAWFVDEYELAENADAEIAALNSLNPLRKAVVDKRFASDLTGFTIQPDSAAQISLESYKPDHLVYKSKAATEQLAVFSEIYYPYGWKAYVDGELLPHFRVDWTLRGMRLPAGEHTIEFKFEPDTYNTIASVASISSAIILLLLIAAMGYSLWAMIKKRNGDILI; translated from the coding sequence ATGTATAAGAAAATAGGACAACAAGCTTTAGTAATCGTATTTTTTGTAGTATTGGTATTACTGTATTTTGCCCCGGGTTTTTTAGATGGGAAGGTGTTGATGCAAGGAGATACTACCCGTTTCACCGGCATGTCTCACGAATTACTGGAGCATTATCAAAAAGAAGGAAAAGGTGCTGCCTGGACCGGTTCGATGTTTTCCGGGATGCCTGCTTATCATATAGCCATGTACGGTGCTCCTGCCAATTATCTGGATTATGTGGAAAAAGGAATTAAAATGATCGACTACCAGACAGCCGGCATGGTGCTAACCGGATTGATTTGTTTCTACATTCTGATGTGCGTAATGGGGGTAAGCCGTTGGCTGGCTATCGCCGGAGCGGTGGCTTTTGCGTTTACTTCTTATAATATTATTATTATTATAGCCGGACATGTTACCAAGGCATATGTAATTGCTTATATGCCGTTAACCTTAGCGGGAATGTGTTTGCTCTTTAAGCAGAAATGGCTATGGGGGGCTATCTTGTTTACCTTGGGGGTGGCGTTGTCCGTAATGAACAATCACTTGCAAATTACTTACTATCTCTTCTTGTTTTGTATTCTTTTCTATTTAGGATATGCCTTCCGGATGATCAGGGAAAAAGCCTATTCGAACTTGTTGAAAGCGAGTGGAATTATGGCTGCTTGTGCTATACTGGCTGTTCTTCCGAATATCAGTAACTTATATTTTAATTACGAACAGGCACAGGAAAGTATGCGCGGACCGTCGGAGCTTACCATTGCTACTACCGGCGATACCTCCAAGCCGTCTAATGGGTTGGAGCAGGATTATGCTTTTGAATGGAGTTATGGGAAAGGAGAACTTTTAACTTTATTAATCCCGAATGTTTATGGCGGTGAATCGGGGGGGACTGTAGACAGTTCTTCCGAATTGTATAAAGCGTTGCGTGCAAAAGGGGCGCAGGTAGGGGATGAAATACAGACTTATACCTATTGGGGGGATCAAATGTTTACCTCCGGTCCGGTATATTTCGGAGCTGTAGTTTGTTTTTTGTTTGTGTTAGGCATGTTTGTAATCCGTAACCCGATCAAATGGTGGATATTCGGAGCTTCTATTTTCTTTATATTTTTGGCATTGGGGCGGAATTTAATGTGGTTTAACGACTTTATGTTTCATTATTTGCCAATGTATAATAAGTTCCGTACTCCTTCCATGGCATTGGTAATTCCTGAAATGACCTTCCCGCTTATCGGGATTTGGGGGGTATCATTGGTGCTAAAACAGAAGGTAGACGAAAAGTTGCTAAAGAAAGGGTTATTCTGGGCATTAGGTATTACGGGAGGTATCAGTTTAATTTTATGGTTGATGCCGACGGCATTCTTAAATTTCCATTCTGCTTTGGATGCTCATTATCAGTTGCCCGACTGGTATTATAATGCTTTATTACAGGACCGGAGATCATTAGCCAGTGCAGATGCACTACGTTCTTTAATATTCATTTTGCTGGGAGCAGCCTTACTGTTTTGGTTCTATACCTCGTCTAATAAACAGAAAACGGCAACTTTCGTAGGAATCGGTATGCTGGTATTGATATTGGCAGACTTGTGGACGGTAGATCGCCGTTACTTGAGTGAAAAGAATTATGTACAGCCCCGTACCGTAGAGCCTTATAAAGCAACGCCAGCAGATGTCGAAATTTTGAAAGATAAAGATCCCTCTTACCGGGTGCTGAATTTAAATAATCCGTTTCAGGATTCTAATACTCCTTATTATCACAAATCGATCGGAGGCTACCATCCGGCAAAATTGCGGCGTTATCAAGAGTTGATCGATTACCGGTTAATGCCGGAACTTCGCTTGATTAGCCAGGCGAAAACCATAGAAGGGTTGGTAGATACGTTACAGTATTGCCCTTCATTAAATATGTTGAATACCCGCTATATCATTTATAATCCTACCCAGGCTCCTATCCGGAACCCGTATGCCTTCGGCAATGCTTGGTTTGTGGATGAATATGAACTGGCGGAGAATGCGGATGCCGAAATAGCTGCTTTAAACTCTCTAAATCCTCTTCGGAAAGCAGTGGTAGATAAACGATTTGCCTCTGACTTGACAGGATTTACCATACAGCCGGACTCTGCGGCACAAATCAGCTTGGAAAGTTATAAACCGGATCATTTGGTATATAAATCCAAGGCTGCAACCGAACAATTGGCTGTCTTTTCCGAAATATATTATCCCTACGGATGGAAAGCCTATGTGGATGGAGAACTTTTGCCTCATTTCCGGGTGGATTGGACTTTACGGGGAATGCGTCTTCCTGCCGGAGAGCATACGATCGAATTCAAGTTTGAGCCGGATACGTATAATACTATCGCTTCTGTGGCTTCCATAAGTTCGGCTATTATTTTATTGCTTTTAATTGCTGCGATGGGATATTCTTTGTGGGCGATGATTAAGAAGAGGAATGGAGATATTTTGATATAG
- a CDS encoding GH92 family glycosyl hydrolase, which yields MYKLKRKKILIFLMILLYVAKISSKEPVDYVDMFIGTSNSRWMLGPYAQMPFGMVQLGPDNQGNVWMGGYEYSINNVSGFSHLHAWTMGGLMIMPTTADLALSNPSVDAPYQGANAGYHSRILKETEKASPGYYSVYLYDHQVKAELSATTRCGIHRYTFPEKKESRILVDLLFPTEWDYGFSVKDAKITKVSSTELEGYADCQSGNWSSWNNYKLHFVIRFSKPFQSLNGWNEGKEYSSIEEISGKNDIGVYALYTTEKDEIITVSTALSLVSIEQARLNMETELGPLHYDLDEVAANARNEWNQLLSKIQVEGDNERDKVKFYTNLYRAYAGKQTWNDVNGKYVDACENIRQLESGNMYGGDAFWNSFWNLNGLWSIITPHIVDDWVTTQLEMFKHTGWTSKGPAGIEYSGIMEGSHETALLVAAYQKGIRKDGEEIYRAVLKNVTEPGMEHPCKGSCGNPLLDVYIRYGYMPTEKGVVSKTLDYAYDDWCVGQLALALDKKKEAKYFTGRSMNYKNVFHPDYKFVVCKDSTGKWDPRFDVFSNQGFIEGNSWQYSWYVPHDIPGLVEFIGKELFNNRLEEGFIKSEKYNFAAHVFDRTQGQSAEFYINHGNEVNMCTPFLFNYSGKPWLTQKWSRAILNKFYGDSPYHGWEGDEDEGQMSGWYVMAALGLFEMTGGASVNPQIDLSSPLFNKITIQLDPVYYKGKTFVIEAHNNSEKNIYIQKVTLNGKRLKKPFIPFSAIINGGKLEFEMGSEPCYNSFL from the coding sequence ATGTATAAATTAAAAAGAAAGAAGATACTCATTTTTCTGATGATCCTTCTGTATGTAGCAAAAATCAGTTCCAAAGAACCGGTAGATTATGTAGATATGTTTATTGGCACGTCCAATTCCCGTTGGATGCTGGGACCATATGCCCAAATGCCTTTCGGTATGGTACAATTAGGCCCTGATAATCAAGGCAATGTATGGATGGGTGGATATGAATATTCTATTAATAATGTCTCCGGATTCAGTCATTTACATGCGTGGACTATGGGAGGACTGATGATTATGCCTACTACTGCAGATCTGGCTTTATCCAACCCCTCTGTAGATGCTCCTTACCAAGGAGCCAATGCCGGTTACCACTCCCGCATATTAAAAGAAACAGAAAAAGCTTCCCCAGGTTATTATTCTGTTTACTTGTACGATCATCAGGTAAAAGCAGAATTATCCGCCACTACCCGGTGCGGGATCCACCGCTATACTTTCCCTGAAAAAAAAGAATCGAGAATATTGGTAGATTTGCTATTTCCTACCGAATGGGATTATGGCTTTTCAGTAAAAGACGCGAAGATAACAAAGGTAAGCTCGACCGAACTAGAGGGTTATGCCGATTGCCAGTCAGGGAATTGGAGCAGTTGGAATAATTACAAATTGCATTTTGTGATACGGTTCAGTAAACCGTTTCAAAGTCTGAATGGTTGGAACGAAGGCAAAGAATATTCGTCGATCGAAGAAATCTCCGGTAAAAACGATATAGGAGTATATGCCCTATATACTACCGAAAAAGACGAAATTATTACTGTTTCCACTGCACTTTCTTTAGTGAGTATAGAACAAGCCCGGTTAAATATGGAAACCGAACTAGGCCCTTTACATTATGACTTGGACGAAGTAGCTGCAAACGCCCGGAATGAATGGAATCAACTATTAAGTAAAATCCAAGTAGAAGGCGATAACGAACGGGATAAAGTAAAATTCTATACCAATCTTTACAGAGCTTACGCAGGGAAACAAACCTGGAATGATGTAAACGGTAAATACGTAGATGCTTGTGAAAATATCCGCCAACTCGAATCCGGAAATATGTATGGAGGAGATGCCTTTTGGAACAGTTTTTGGAATTTGAATGGTTTATGGTCTATTATCACTCCTCATATTGTAGACGATTGGGTAACAACTCAATTGGAGATGTTTAAACATACGGGGTGGACCAGCAAAGGACCTGCAGGAATCGAATATTCCGGAATCATGGAAGGATCGCACGAAACGGCCCTATTGGTAGCTGCTTACCAGAAAGGTATTCGTAAAGACGGAGAAGAAATCTACCGTGCCGTTTTGAAGAATGTAACGGAACCCGGCATGGAACATCCCTGTAAAGGGAGTTGTGGAAACCCTTTGTTAGATGTATATATTCGTTATGGTTACATGCCTACGGAAAAAGGAGTGGTTTCTAAAACGTTGGATTATGCATACGACGACTGGTGTGTAGGGCAATTAGCTTTAGCATTAGATAAAAAGAAAGAAGCAAAATACTTTACCGGACGCTCCATGAATTATAAAAACGTATTTCATCCTGACTATAAATTCGTGGTATGTAAAGATTCGACAGGAAAATGGGACCCGCGATTCGATGTATTTTCAAATCAGGGGTTTATTGAAGGGAATAGCTGGCAATATTCCTGGTATGTGCCTCATGACATTCCCGGATTGGTAGAGTTTATCGGAAAGGAATTATTTAATAATCGGTTGGAAGAAGGCTTTATTAAATCGGAAAAATATAACTTCGCAGCCCACGTGTTTGACCGCACACAAGGACAATCTGCCGAATTTTATATCAATCACGGGAACGAAGTAAATATGTGTACTCCTTTCCTTTTTAATTATTCCGGAAAGCCTTGGTTAACGCAGAAATGGTCACGTGCAATCCTTAATAAATTTTACGGTGATTCTCCTTATCACGGTTGGGAAGGGGATGAAGATGAGGGACAAATGAGCGGTTGGTATGTAATGGCTGCTTTAGGACTATTTGAAATGACCGGCGGAGCTTCCGTAAATCCGCAAATCGATTTAAGCAGCCCGTTGTTTAACAAAATAACCATTCAATTGGACCCGGTTTATTACAAAGGAAAAACGTTTGTAATAGAAGCTCACAATAACTCAGAAAAGAATATTTACATACAAAAGGTAACTCTGAATGGAAAACGTCTGAAAAAGCCGTTCATTCCTTTCTCTGCTATAATAAACGGAGGCAAGCTTGAGTTCGAAATGGGAAGTGAACCTTGCTATAATTCTTTTTTATAA
- the mgtE gene encoding magnesium transporter, which translates to MIEFTKEYIDHLKNIISQKDDAAARNALKELYPADIAELYKDLTLEEATYLYLLLDGDKGADVLMELDEEDRHKLLKHLPNEVIAQRFVDNMETDDAVDLMRELDEDTQEEILSHIKDVEQAGDIVDLLKYDEDTAGGLMGTEMIVVNENWSMPKCMEEMRKQAEDMDEIYYVYVVDDDERLRGVLPLKKMITNPSVSKIKHVMKKEPISVHESDSIEDVAQTIEKYDLVALPVVDSIGRLVGRITIDDVMDEIREQHEREYQLASGISQDVESSDKVWLQTAARLPWLLIGMLGGLSNSFILGGFEGTLTSNPKMALFIPLIGGTGGNVGIQSSAIIVQSLANNSLRSDKIVQQMLKEIVVALINASIISLIVFLFNFFLLGDKRITAAVSLSLFAVVMFASIFGTVVPMLLDKLKVDPALATGPFITITNDIIGMVIYMTICSILM; encoded by the coding sequence ATGATTGAATTTACAAAAGAATATATCGATCACCTTAAAAATATTATCTCCCAAAAAGACGATGCCGCCGCTCGTAATGCATTAAAAGAACTTTATCCCGCCGACATTGCGGAATTATACAAAGATCTTACCTTAGAAGAAGCTACTTACCTGTATCTTTTATTAGATGGAGATAAAGGAGCCGACGTTCTGATGGAGTTAGACGAAGAGGATCGTCATAAGTTATTAAAACACCTGCCCAATGAAGTGATTGCCCAACGTTTCGTAGATAATATGGAAACGGATGATGCAGTAGATCTCATGCGGGAATTAGACGAGGATACCCAAGAAGAAATTCTTTCTCATATAAAGGATGTCGAACAGGCTGGAGATATTGTCGACCTGTTGAAATACGACGAAGACACTGCCGGCGGTTTGATGGGAACCGAAATGATTGTCGTAAACGAAAACTGGAGCATGCCGAAATGTATGGAGGAAATGCGTAAACAGGCAGAAGACATGGATGAAATTTATTATGTGTATGTGGTGGACGATGATGAACGTTTACGGGGAGTACTTCCCCTAAAGAAAATGATTACTAATCCGTCAGTTTCCAAAATTAAGCATGTAATGAAAAAAGAGCCTATCTCAGTACACGAGAGCGATAGTATCGAAGATGTGGCTCAAACCATAGAAAAGTATGACTTGGTAGCACTGCCGGTAGTAGATAGCATAGGACGGCTGGTAGGACGTATTACCATCGACGACGTAATGGATGAAATCCGCGAACAACATGAACGTGAATATCAGTTAGCTTCCGGTATTTCCCAAGACGTAGAAAGTTCGGACAAAGTTTGGTTACAAACGGCAGCCCGTCTTCCCTGGCTATTGATCGGCATGTTAGGAGGATTAAGTAACTCTTTCATTTTAGGCGGTTTTGAGGGCACTCTGACTTCGAATCCTAAAATGGCTCTTTTCATTCCTTTGATCGGAGGTACCGGAGGCAATGTAGGTATTCAATCTTCCGCTATCATTGTTCAAAGTTTGGCAAACAACTCTCTTCGCTCCGATAAAATAGTCCAACAGATGCTAAAGGAAATTGTCGTAGCATTAATTAATGCCAGTATCATCTCCCTCATCGTATTTTTATTCAATTTCTTCTTACTGGGTGACAAACGGATTACGGCAGCCGTATCCCTTTCCTTATTTGCAGTGGTTATGTTTGCCTCCATTTTTGGCACAGTAGTTCCTATGCTTCTCGATAAATTGAAAGTAGATCCCGCTTTAGCAACCGGCCCTTTTATTACAATCACTAACGATATTATAGGCATGGTAATTTATATGACTATTTGTTCCATCTTAATGTAA
- the rsmA gene encoding 16S rRNA (adenine(1518)-N(6)/adenine(1519)-N(6))-dimethyltransferase RsmA produces the protein MRLVKPKKALGQHFLKDLSIAKRIADTLSDYKHLPVLEIGPGMGVLTQFLLEAGHDLYVVELDMESVDYLEQNFPQLEGRILAEDFLRMNLANLFPDQFCIIGNYPYNISSQIFFKVLEYKDHIPCCSGMLQKEVAERLAAGPGSKTYGILSVLLQAWYNVEYLFTVNETVFNPPPKVKSGVIRITRNQRTELGCNEALFKTVIKTSFNQRRKTLRNSMKPLLGKEYPDYYLPIFDKRPEQLSVEQFIELTLLTGKYLKRIEENNKSVNKECHD, from the coding sequence ATGAGATTAGTAAAGCCCAAAAAAGCATTAGGACAGCATTTTCTAAAAGATTTAAGCATTGCTAAACGCATTGCCGATACATTATCCGATTATAAACATTTGCCGGTTTTAGAAATCGGTCCCGGTATGGGAGTGCTTACCCAATTTTTATTGGAGGCTGGTCATGATCTATATGTAGTAGAACTAGATATGGAATCTGTAGACTATTTAGAACAAAATTTCCCTCAACTGGAAGGACGTATCTTGGCTGAAGACTTCCTCCGGATGAATCTTGCTAATCTATTTCCCGATCAATTCTGTATAATAGGCAATTACCCTTATAATATTTCCAGCCAGATATTTTTCAAGGTGTTAGAGTATAAAGACCACATTCCCTGTTGTTCGGGCATGTTACAAAAGGAAGTAGCAGAACGTCTGGCCGCAGGTCCGGGAAGCAAAACGTATGGCATTTTAAGTGTCTTGTTACAAGCTTGGTATAATGTAGAATATTTATTTACAGTAAATGAAACCGTATTCAATCCGCCTCCCAAAGTAAAAAGCGGAGTGATCCGAATAACTAGAAACCAACGTACGGAGCTAGGATGTAACGAAGCATTATTTAAAACGGTTATTAAAACTTCGTTTAATCAACGTCGTAAAACTCTTCGTAATTCCATGAAGCCTTTGCTGGGAAAAGAGTATCCCGACTACTATCTACCCATTTTTGACAAACGTCCGGAACAGCTTTCAGTAGAACAGTTTATAGAACTTACTCTACTTACCGGCAAATATTTGAAAAGGATAGAGGAAAATAATAAATCCGTAAATAAAGAATGTCATGATTGA
- a CDS encoding lysylphosphatidylglycerol synthase transmembrane domain-containing protein, translating into MDLKSILRTILKVFIPLAFGGLLLWILYRKVDIREIIQIIKNGVRYDVLLFSLIFGLLANIIRAFRWKLLINSLGDQPRTMNVVWAVLGNYAVNLILPRVGEIWRCGVIRKYDKISFTQLLGTLVVDRTADTLMVALITLGIFVFNIGFFISFFAKNPMILDGFYSMFTSIWIYVVIIIMALFIWVIFTYMRNFTLVVKAKNILKNVWVGIKSIWYLKQKGLFLVYTIGIWSGYFLFFYTTFYAFGFTEHLGLVVGLIAFAMSSIGVAVPVQGGIGTWHFMVISTLVCFGVTDNDAAAFAFIVYSVQTVWTALIGLVGVIALPISNRQRIVLTNN; encoded by the coding sequence ATGGATTTAAAAAGCATTCTGCGCACGATTCTTAAAGTATTCATTCCACTGGCATTCGGAGGATTGTTGTTGTGGATACTCTACCGAAAAGTAGATATCCGGGAAATTATACAGATAATAAAAAATGGAGTCCGCTACGATGTTCTTCTATTTTCTTTGATTTTTGGATTGTTAGCTAATATCATACGTGCTTTCCGGTGGAAGTTGCTTATAAATTCTTTAGGAGATCAACCTCGTACAATGAATGTTGTGTGGGCTGTATTAGGAAATTATGCTGTTAACCTCATACTTCCGCGAGTAGGGGAAATTTGGCGATGCGGAGTGATAAGAAAGTATGATAAGATTTCTTTTACTCAATTGTTAGGTACGTTAGTAGTAGATAGAACAGCCGATACGCTTATGGTGGCTCTTATTACTTTGGGAATTTTTGTTTTCAATATAGGTTTTTTTATTAGTTTCTTTGCGAAAAATCCGATGATACTGGATGGTTTTTATTCGATGTTCACTTCCATTTGGATTTATGTAGTTATTATAATAATGGCATTATTCATTTGGGTGATATTCACTTATATGAGAAATTTTACTTTAGTAGTGAAAGCTAAAAATATTCTTAAGAATGTATGGGTGGGGATTAAATCTATTTGGTATCTGAAACAAAAAGGATTGTTCTTGGTTTATACTATAGGGATTTGGAGCGGATATTTTTTGTTTTTTTATACTACGTTCTATGCCTTTGGATTTACCGAACATTTGGGATTAGTTGTTGGCTTGATTGCTTTTGCCATGAGTAGCATCGGGGTAGCTGTACCGGTACAAGGTGGAATAGGTACCTGGCATTTTATGGTAATTTCCACACTTGTTTGTTTTGGTGTAACAGACAATGATGCTGCAGCTTTTGCTTTTATTGTTTATAGTGTTCAGACTGTTTGGACGGCACTAATAGGATTGGTGGGAGTAATAGCTTTACCTATCAGTAACCGGCAAAGAATCGTATTAACGAATAATTGA